Sequence from the Microbacterium sp. 1.5R genome:
GCGGACCTGATCCTGGTGCCTGGCCATGATGAACAGTGCGTAGTCGATTCCGACGGCGAGCCCGAGCATCAGGGCGAGGAGGGGAGTGGTCGACGAGACCGTGGCGAAGGCGGTGGCGGCGAAGATGCCGGCCATCGAGATGCCCACACCGAGCACTGCCGTGAGCAGCGGGAGTCCTGCGACGACGAACGAGCGGAACGTGACGATCAGCACCAGCAGCGCGATCAGCAGACCCACGGCCTCGGTGAGCGTGACGCCGGGGATGGAGGTGGCGAAGAGCTCTCCGCCGAGGGAGGTCTGTGATCCGTCCGGCAGCTCGTCGGCGAGTTCGGCCACGACGGCTCGCAGGTCATCCTGCGTCTCCGCCGAGACATCGCTGGCCTGGCCGTCGAACTGCAGGCGGATGATACCGGCCGTCTCGTCGTCGTTGATCATGCCGCTGACCATCTCGTCGAACGGGGAGGTCGCCGAGAGCACCGAGTCGTCGAGGTCGGCGAGCTGGTCGACGGCATCCTCGATGTCGGTCTTATATGCGTCATCCGTGATCGAGTCGCCGTCCGCGGCGACCACGATGATCTGCGCGCTGGTGCCGCTGACCGCGGGGAACGAGCGGTTGAGCTGCTCGAGGCCGGCCTGGGACTCGGTGCCCGGGATCGAGAAGGAGTTGTCCGTGCCAGCCCCGAGGACGAGGGCGCCGGCCCCCGCGATGCCGAGGGCGAGCAGCCAGGAGACGAGAACGCGCCACGGGTGCCGGTAGGACCAGCGACCGAGCGAGGACAGGAGTGTGGACACGAGGCTCCTCAGGGAATACGGGCTGGATACACAGGTGTATCCAATACATACCTGTATCGTAAGGTGGTCCGAGCCCCGGAGTCTGTGTGCGGGGTGTGAGAATGAGAGGCAGGAGGATTCGATGACGACACCCGCCACCCGCAGCCGGGAGAACACGCGAGCCCGGCTTCTCGATGCGGCCGCGCAGGTCTTCGCCGAGGTAGGCCTCGACGGTGCCTCCGTCGAAGCGGTCTGCGATCGCGCCGGGTTCACCCGCGGCGCGTTCTATTCGAATTTCGAGTCGAAGGACGAGCTCTTCCTCGTGCTCGCCGGCAGCGTCGGCGAGCAGCGCGTCAATGCGGTGCGTGACCGCGTCGACGAGATCGCCGCCGAGGGCGGTCTGTCAGAGGGATGCGACCCGGTCGAGCTCGTCCAGCGGATCATGGACGCGGGCGGCGATGACCGCCTGGGCGTCATGCTGATGAGCGAGATCCGGATCCGTGCTCTGCGTGACCATCAGTTCGGCGCTGCCTACCTCGTGCAGGAGCGCGAGATGGTGTCGAGCATCGCCGTGATCATCACGGACATCGTCTCGGTGAGCTCGCTCGAGCTGAAGGTTCCCGCCGAAGAGGCCGCGCGCATGCTCATGATCATCTGGGAGGGCATGACCGTTCGCGGAGCGATGGCCGGTCAGGACTCCGACCAGCTGCGGCATTCCAGCGGCGAGGAGCTCGGGCGCCTCGTGCAGCTGCTGCTCGCGGAGTGACCTCGCAGACGAACGGCGGTCAGCGCGCGTCGAGCACGGCGTAGCACCGCGCGAGGCGATCGAGCCACCAGTCCCGTCGGTCGTCCGAGGCGGCGAGCCGCGCCAAAGCATCGGGATCCGGGGTGACCCGAGCTGCCGGGATCGAGCCGTCCACCGGGCGCAGGTCGGCGACGTCGTCGAGGAACAGGGATGCCGTGCCGAGCCCGCAGTCGTAGTCGAGAGTCGGCAGGGCGGCGGCGAGCGCCGCACCCTGGGAGAGTCCGATCGCGGTGTCGAGCGCGCTGGAGACCACGACGGGCAGGCCCGCGGCGGTGATGATCTGCAGCGCATGCGTGATGCCCCCGAGCGGCTGCGCCTTGATGACGAGCAGGTCGGCGGCCTTCTCGCGCGCGACCGCGAGCGGGTCGGAGGACTTGCGGATGCTCTCGTCGGCGGCCACCGGAATGCCCATGTACTTCACCCGGGTGCGCAGTTCGGCGAGCTCCGGCACTGTCGCGCACGGCTGCTCGACGTACTCGAGATCGAACTCGTTGAGCGCATGCACGGCGTGCTCGGCCTCGTCGACGTTCCACAGGCCGTTGGCATCGACGCGGATGCGACCCTCCGGCCCCATGGCCTCGCGCACGGCCCGCACACGGGCGATGTCGTCTGCGAGCGTCTGCCCGGGTTCCGCGACCTTGACCTTGGCGGTGCGGCAGCCGGCGAAGCGGGCCAGCACTTCGGCGACCTGCGCCGCCTCGACAGCCGGGATGGTGGCGTTCACGCCGATGCGCTCGCGGAGAGGTTCGGGCTGCGTCCTCCAGGCGAAGTCGATCGCCGCCGCGAGCCAGGTGGCCGACTCGAGATCGTCGTACTCGACGAACGGAGAGAATTCCGCCCATCCCTCCGGCCCTTCGACGAGCAGCGCCTCTCTCTTGTCGACCCCGCGGAAGCGGGTGTGCATCGGAAGCGAGACGACCCTGGCCGAGCCGAGCAGATCTGCGAGCGGTGGGAGCATGTGCTCATTCTGCTCTGTCGGCGCCTCGTCGGGGATCCGCCGTGCCGACGGGTCCGCCTCAGCGCAGGCGATTCTGCAGTTCGCCCATCCGCTCGCTGGGGCGGAACCCGAGCGCGGTGTTGACGGCGAGCATGTGCGCGTTCGACTCGGCGTTGTAGGTGTAGACGGCGCGGGTCTGCGGCGCCTCCCTCTGCAGCATCCGGAGATTGGCTGCCTTGACCGCGATGCCGAGCCGGTGCCCCCGGTCCGCGGTGCGCACGAGCGTGCCCCACTGATAGGCGTTGCCGTCGTCGGTCGACACGACGAGCTGCGAATACGCCGCGGCCTCGCCGTCGGCCGCGAGGGCGATGGCCCCGAACGACACGCGCCTCTGTCGGTCGAGCAGTTCCTCGCTCTCGCGGATGCTGTCGACATCGGGTCTCTGAGGTTCGATGGCGAGTTCGCCGGTCGGGGCTTCGGTCTCGAGGGCGGCGTCGAGGATCGTCCAGCGTTCCACGACCTCATCGGGGATGCGGCCGACCCAGCTACGGATCTCGTACGGAGCGATCGCCGATGCGATGTCGCTCTCGATCCGGTCGAGCAGTGCGGGGTCGACCGGGAGGTCGAGCCTGCTCTGCACGTCGCCGAGCGCCAGGCTGTAGCCGCGGGCGCGTGCGAACTCACGCCCCGGCGATCCGGCACCTTCCGAACCGAGTGCGTGGCGCCACGACGTCGCCCCCTGCGCGATCGTCCGACCGGACGCCGTGACCTCCGCCTCGAGGAACGCGAGGGCCTCGGAGCCGATGCCGCGCCGTCGGTGCTCGGGCGGCACGCTGATCGCGAGATGGGCGACGTGGGTGTTGTCCTTCAGGGGGAGCGCGAGGCTCGCGGAGCCGACGATCCGGTCGGCGTGGCGCAGCAGATAGGCGCGTCGATCGACGACGGCCGACTCCTGCTGCAGCTCGCTGCGCGACTCCTCGAGCGACCACACGACGGCATCCGCGCCGCGATCCGCGCGTTCGGCGGTGGCGTACGCATCCCACCACGCATCGACGGACCGGTCATCGGTCGCGTCGATGCGGAGGATCTCGATCGCCATGCGACCACCGTACGCGCCTTGTCCTTCACATGAATGTGTGATTGACAATGGTGTGTGACGCACAGTAATGTGATGGACATGAACGAGACCCTCGACACGCATCTGCAGGAACTGCGCCGCGGCACCGTGGTGCTGGCGTGCCTGCAGCTGCTGCGCACGGCGGGGTACGGCTACGGGCTGCTCGAAGACCTCGAGCGCCGCGGCTTCGCCACCGATGCGAACACGCTGTACCCGCTGCTTCGGCGTCTCGAGAAGCAGGAGTACCTGACGAGCGAGTGGAACACCGACGAGGCGCGGCCCCGCAAGTTCTACCGCACATCGGAAGCCGGCATCCGGCTCGCCGACACCCTGACCGAAGAATGGCGATCGCTCACGACGGCGATCGCGACCCTCACAGCTGAGGAGAACTGACATGCCCTCGACAGCCACGCTCACCGAGCGATACATCAGCGCCACGATCCGCAGCCTCACACCCGAGGTGCAGGACGACGTCCGCGCCGAGCTCGAAGGATCCATCGCCGACGCGATCGACGCGAGACTCGAACAGGGGGACGACCCGGCCGAGGCCGAACGGGCGGTCCTCACAGAGCTGGGCGACCCCGGCGTCCTCGCCGCCGGCTACGCCGACCGGCCGCTGCACCTGATCGGACCCCGGTACTACCTCGTGTGGTGGCGGCTGCTCAAGCTGCTGCTCATCATCGTGCCGGTGTGCGCGATGGGCGGTGTCGCGATCGCGCAGGCGATCGAGCGCGCACCCATCGGAACGATGATCGGCGCCGCCGTCACGGTCGGCATCTCGGTCATCGTGCACGTCTGCTTCTGGGTGACCCTGGTCTTCTTCATCCTCGAGCGCACCGGAGCGGACACCGGGGTGAAGTGGGACGTCGACCAGCTGCCCGAGCCGACACAGAACGGAGCCGGCAGGGCGGATGCGATCGCGTCGCTCGTGTTCCTCGTGCTGGGGGTGGGCGCGGTTTTCTGGGACGCATTCATCGGCTTCTTCCCGACGGAAGGAGATCCGATCGCGATCCTGAACCCGGGTCTGTGGCCCTGGGGGATCACGTTCTTCCTCGGGCTCTTCGTCGCCGAGGCGCTGCTGACGGTGGTGGTCTACGCTCGCCGCCGCTGGACGATCGCCGCCGCTGTGGTCAACACCCTGCTCGCGGCGGTGTTCGCCGTCTGGTCGCTGACGCTGCTGGTGCAGGGCGAGCTGCTCAACCCCGAGTTCCTCCGCTTCGTCTTCACCGACAACGGCGTGACGGATGAGACGATGCGCATACTGACCGTGATCACCGGGTTCGCCCTCATCGCGTTCCCGATCTGGGACATCGTCGACGGCTGGATCAAGACCGCTCGCGCTCGCCGCGGCTGATCACCGCACGCAGACGGCGTCGCCTCTTCGGGGCGACGCCGT
This genomic interval carries:
- a CDS encoding TetR/AcrR family transcriptional regulator — its product is MTTPATRSRENTRARLLDAAAQVFAEVGLDGASVEAVCDRAGFTRGAFYSNFESKDELFLVLAGSVGEQRVNAVRDRVDEIAAEGGLSEGCDPVELVQRIMDAGGDDRLGVMLMSEIRIRALRDHQFGAAYLVQEREMVSSIAVIITDIVSVSSLELKVPAEEAARMLMIIWEGMTVRGAMAGQDSDQLRHSSGEELGRLVQLLLAE
- a CDS encoding PadR family transcriptional regulator, encoding MNETLDTHLQELRRGTVVLACLQLLRTAGYGYGLLEDLERRGFATDANTLYPLLRRLEKQEYLTSEWNTDEARPRKFYRTSEAGIRLADTLTEEWRSLTTAIATLTAEEN
- a CDS encoding GNAT family N-acetyltransferase is translated as MAIEILRIDATDDRSVDAWWDAYATAERADRGADAVVWSLEESRSELQQESAVVDRRAYLLRHADRIVGSASLALPLKDNTHVAHLAISVPPEHRRRGIGSEALAFLEAEVTASGRTIAQGATSWRHALGSEGAGSPGREFARARGYSLALGDVQSRLDLPVDPALLDRIESDIASAIAPYEIRSWVGRIPDEVVERWTILDAALETEAPTGELAIEPQRPDVDSIRESEELLDRQRRVSFGAIALAADGEAAAYSQLVVSTDDGNAYQWGTLVRTADRGHRLGIAVKAANLRMLQREAPQTRAVYTYNAESNAHMLAVNTALGFRPSERMGELQNRLR
- a CDS encoding permease prefix domain 1-containing protein, which encodes MPSTATLTERYISATIRSLTPEVQDDVRAELEGSIADAIDARLEQGDDPAEAERAVLTELGDPGVLAAGYADRPLHLIGPRYYLVWWRLLKLLLIIVPVCAMGGVAIAQAIERAPIGTMIGAAVTVGISVIVHVCFWVTLVFFILERTGADTGVKWDVDQLPEPTQNGAGRADAIASLVFLVLGVGAVFWDAFIGFFPTEGDPIAILNPGLWPWGITFFLGLFVAEALLTVVVYARRRWTIAAAVVNTLLAAVFAVWSLTLLVQGELLNPEFLRFVFTDNGVTDETMRILTVITGFALIAFPIWDIVDGWIKTARARRG
- a CDS encoding o-succinylbenzoate synthase is translated as MLPPLADLLGSARVVSLPMHTRFRGVDKREALLVEGPEGWAEFSPFVEYDDLESATWLAAAIDFAWRTQPEPLRERIGVNATIPAVEAAQVAEVLARFAGCRTAKVKVAEPGQTLADDIARVRAVREAMGPEGRIRVDANGLWNVDEAEHAVHALNEFDLEYVEQPCATVPELAELRTRVKYMGIPVAADESIRKSSDPLAVAREKAADLLVIKAQPLGGITHALQIITAAGLPVVVSSALDTAIGLSQGAALAAALPTLDYDCGLGTASLFLDDVADLRPVDGSIPAARVTPDPDALARLAASDDRRDWWLDRLARCYAVLDAR